The Kitasatospora setae KM-6054 genome contains a region encoding:
- a CDS encoding ABC transporter permease subunit gives MAAFPAVAQSEWTKIRSVRSTVWSLASVFLITVALGLAISLVARNNVSDFTQDGVPFDATAISFIGVGFGRLAIVVFGVLAVGNEYSSGMIRVSLAAVPQRGTLLAAKAAVLGGLALAASLVTVFVAFFIGQAALGGSLSTTLGSENVLRAVFGTAIYLTLLCLLSAGVTVMVRHQILALAILVPFILLVSPILSIVPVVKNAVHYFPDQAGSAIMQVFPTDDLPYGPWTGLLICAAWTAAALLGGYLVLKKRDA, from the coding sequence ATGGCCGCGTTCCCCGCCGTCGCGCAGTCCGAGTGGACCAAGATCCGCAGCGTCCGCTCCACCGTCTGGTCGCTGGCCTCGGTGTTCCTGATCACCGTCGCGCTGGGCCTGGCGATCAGCCTGGTCGCCCGGAACAACGTCTCCGACTTCACCCAGGACGGCGTGCCGTTCGACGCCACCGCGATCTCGTTCATCGGCGTCGGCTTCGGCCGGCTCGCCATCGTGGTGTTCGGCGTGCTGGCCGTCGGCAACGAGTACAGCAGCGGCATGATCCGGGTCTCGCTGGCGGCCGTCCCGCAGCGCGGCACCCTGCTGGCCGCCAAGGCCGCCGTGCTGGGCGGGCTGGCCCTGGCCGCCTCGCTGGTGACGGTGTTCGTCGCGTTCTTCATCGGCCAGGCCGCGCTCGGCGGCTCGCTCTCCACCACGCTGGGCTCGGAGAACGTGCTGCGCGCGGTGTTCGGCACCGCGATCTACCTGACGCTGCTCTGCCTGCTGTCGGCCGGCGTCACGGTGATGGTGCGGCACCAGATCCTGGCGCTGGCCATCCTGGTGCCGTTCATCCTGCTGGTCTCGCCGATCCTGTCGATCGTCCCGGTGGTGAAGAACGCCGTGCACTACTTCCCGGACCAGGCGGGCTCGGCCATCATGCAGGTCTTCCCGACCGACGACCTCCCGTACGGGCCGTGGACCGGCCTGCTGATCTGCGCGGCCTGGACGGCGGCCGCGCTGCTCGGCGGCTACCTCGTCCTGAAGAAGCGCGACGCCTGA
- a CDS encoding response regulator, with the protein MIRVLVAEDQAAVRAALVMILRAEDDLEVVGEAADGEQAVRLALELRPDVVLMDIQMPRLDGVAATRQVVAAGAAQVLVLTTFDLDAYVWGALRAGAAGFLLKDLEAEALVDGVRTVARGDGMLAPSVTRRLISSFARPGAPDPVGPGALDGLTPKEREVLGCLGAGLSNAEIALRLRTAEATTKTHVSRILAKLGLRSRVQAAILAQELGVPVPAGGRPGG; encoded by the coding sequence GTGATCCGGGTCCTGGTGGCCGAGGACCAGGCCGCGGTGCGGGCGGCGCTGGTGATGATCCTGCGCGCCGAGGACGACCTGGAGGTGGTCGGCGAGGCCGCCGACGGCGAACAGGCCGTCCGGCTCGCGCTGGAGCTGCGGCCCGACGTGGTGCTGATGGACATCCAGATGCCCCGGCTGGACGGCGTCGCCGCGACCCGGCAGGTGGTCGCCGCCGGAGCCGCACAGGTGCTGGTGCTCACCACCTTCGACCTCGACGCGTACGTGTGGGGCGCGCTGCGGGCCGGCGCCGCCGGGTTCCTGCTCAAGGACCTGGAGGCCGAGGCGCTGGTCGACGGCGTCCGGACGGTCGCCCGCGGCGACGGCATGCTCGCGCCCTCCGTCACCCGCCGGCTGATCTCCTCCTTCGCCCGCCCCGGCGCCCCCGACCCGGTCGGCCCCGGCGCGCTGGACGGCCTGACGCCCAAGGAGCGCGAGGTGCTCGGCTGCCTCGGGGCGGGCCTGTCCAACGCGGAGATCGCGCTGCGGCTGCGCACCGCCGAGGCCACCACCAAGACGCACGTCAGCCGGATCCTGGCCAAGCTCGGCCTGCGCAGCCGGGTGCAGGCCGCGATCCTCGCCCAGGAGCTCGGCGTGCCCGTCCCGGCGGGCGGCCGGCCGGGCGGCTGA
- a CDS encoding LLM class flavin-dependent oxidoreductase produces the protein MRVGAFLLSAQFPGQDHAEALDRTVSAAVAAERAGLDAVWLAEHHFVPYGVCPDAATLAGLLLGRTRRIGVGTAVSVLSTRHPVALGEQAALLHLTSGGRFTLGVGRGGPWIDLAVFGGGLEAYERGFPERLDLLLRWLRGSRVDAAGPQFAFPEVAVVPRAAGSSRRTELAGWLGLEGAVIPRQRQDEASPARSGPPVVVACTSPDGVRTAAERGLPMLLGMHAGDEDKRAMLAAYRAAWRAAGRGEEQLARVEREHVAAGVAQVDDRAGAARAGLLRAMPDFFAHGLGAHRTVDGRERTMRDPRAYTELLCDLHAVGTPRQCADRLLATAERTGIRRFALLAEGTGDTQATLHNLARLGAEVLPQLS, from the coding sequence ATCCGGGTCGGCGCCTTCCTGCTGTCCGCGCAGTTCCCCGGCCAGGACCACGCCGAGGCGCTGGACCGGACGGTCTCGGCCGCGGTGGCCGCCGAGCGGGCCGGCCTGGACGCGGTCTGGCTGGCCGAGCACCACTTCGTGCCGTACGGGGTCTGCCCGGACGCGGCGACGCTGGCCGGGCTGCTGCTGGGCCGCACCCGGCGGATCGGGGTGGGGACGGCGGTGAGCGTGCTGAGCACCCGCCACCCGGTGGCGCTCGGCGAGCAGGCCGCGCTGCTGCACCTGACCTCGGGCGGCCGGTTCACGCTGGGCGTGGGGCGCGGCGGCCCGTGGATCGACCTGGCGGTGTTCGGCGGCGGCCTGGAGGCGTACGAGCGGGGCTTCCCGGAGCGGCTCGACCTGCTGCTGCGCTGGCTGCGCGGCTCCCGGGTGGACGCGGCGGGCCCGCAGTTCGCCTTCCCGGAGGTGGCGGTGGTGCCGCGGGCGGCCGGGTCGAGCCGGCGGACGGAGCTGGCGGGCTGGCTGGGCCTGGAGGGCGCGGTGATCCCCCGGCAGCGCCAGGACGAGGCGTCGCCGGCACGCTCGGGCCCGCCGGTGGTGGTGGCGTGCACCTCGCCCGACGGGGTCCGGACGGCCGCCGAGCGGGGCCTGCCGATGCTGCTGGGCATGCACGCGGGCGACGAGGACAAGCGGGCGATGCTGGCCGCGTACCGGGCCGCCTGGCGGGCGGCGGGGCGCGGCGAGGAGCAGCTGGCCCGGGTCGAGCGGGAGCACGTGGCGGCGGGCGTGGCGCAGGTGGACGACCGGGCCGGGGCGGCCCGGGCCGGCCTGCTCCGCGCGATGCCGGACTTCTTCGCGCACGGCCTGGGCGCGCACCGCACGGTGGACGGCCGGGAGCGGACGATGCGCGACCCCCGGGCCTACACCGAACTGCTCTGCGACCTGCACGCGGTGGGGACGCCCCGGCAGTGCGCGGACCGGCTGCTGGCGACGGCGGAGCGCACCGGCATCCGGCGCTTCGCGCTGCTCGCGGAGGGCACCGGCGACACCCAGGCGACCCTGCACAACCTGGCCCGGCTGGGCGCGGAGGTGCTGCCGCAGCTGTCCTGA
- a CDS encoding sensor histidine kinase, with amino-acid sequence MDRVRLTARQEDLAIAAAGLLGGLLLLAFGAYDARPGLPVWAVALPLAAMAVLEFGRRRYPVWTVCLGGVLFGVAVYLGSLMATLLMYTDLLYAATLYGPARMSKVLQLTGAASTLVLSGLTWRYGSVPGALLVAVFCGLVFLTPVWTADLLRRHRDRAEAERLRAEQTALLAELDRRGAVVAERARMARELHDVIANHLSAIAIHATGAQAVARRQHRDRDEPLVEALAVIRENSVQGLAEMRRMIGLLRDSGAEEPYAAPRLAAVDVLLDQAGAAGRAAGLRFEAVEHGEPGGLPAPLELAAYRIVQESLTNAVKHAAPGLVRLDIRYGEDELEITVASPYRPGEGRSVPGARAGLVGMGERAHLLGGEFTAGPGEADGGDVWTVRAVLPRTAEGGGRA; translated from the coding sequence ATGGACCGTGTGAGGCTCACCGCCCGCCAGGAGGACCTGGCCATCGCCGCCGCCGGGCTGCTCGGCGGCCTGCTGCTGCTCGCCTTCGGCGCCTACGACGCCCGCCCCGGGCTGCCGGTCTGGGCGGTCGCGCTGCCGCTGGCCGCGATGGCCGTCCTGGAGTTCGGGCGGCGCCGGTACCCGGTCTGGACGGTCTGCCTGGGCGGGGTGCTGTTCGGCGTCGCCGTCTACCTGGGCTCGCTGATGGCGACCCTGCTGATGTACACCGACCTGCTGTACGCGGCCACCCTGTACGGCCCGGCCCGGATGAGCAAGGTCCTGCAGCTGACCGGTGCCGCCTCCACGCTGGTGCTGTCCGGGCTGACCTGGCGGTACGGGTCGGTGCCCGGGGCGCTGCTGGTCGCGGTCTTCTGCGGGCTGGTCTTCCTCACCCCGGTCTGGACCGCCGACCTGCTGCGGCGGCACCGCGACCGGGCCGAGGCCGAGCGGCTGCGCGCCGAACAGACCGCGCTGCTGGCCGAGTTGGACCGGCGCGGCGCGGTGGTCGCGGAACGCGCCCGGATGGCCCGCGAGTTGCACGACGTGATCGCCAACCACCTGTCGGCGATCGCGATCCACGCCACCGGCGCCCAGGCGGTGGCCCGCCGCCAGCACCGGGACCGGGACGAGCCGCTGGTGGAGGCGCTCGCGGTGATCCGGGAGAACAGCGTGCAGGGCCTGGCCGAGATGCGCCGGATGATCGGCCTGCTGCGCGACTCCGGCGCCGAAGAGCCGTACGCCGCACCGCGGTTGGCCGCCGTCGACGTGCTGCTCGACCAGGCCGGTGCGGCCGGGCGGGCGGCCGGGCTGCGCTTCGAGGCCGTCGAGCACGGCGAGCCGGGCGGGCTGCCCGCGCCGCTGGAGCTCGCCGCGTACCGGATCGTCCAGGAGTCGCTGACCAACGCGGTCAAGCACGCCGCGCCGGGCCTCGTCCGGCTCGACATCCGGTACGGGGAGGACGAGTTGGAGATCACCGTGGCCTCCCCGTACCGGCCGGGGGAGGGGCGGTCGGTGCCCGGGGCGAGGGCCGGCCTGGTCGGGATGGGCGAGCGGGCCCACCTGCTCGGCGGGGAGTTCACCGCCGGGCCGGGCGAAGCGGACGGCGGGGACGTGTGGACGGTGCGGGCGGTGCTGCCGCGGACGGCGGAGGGCGGTGGGCGGGCGTGA
- a CDS encoding coiled-coil domain-containing protein, whose protein sequence is MSDSHSPHGFDLVRRGYERAQVDERIAKLVADRDSALSRISALEKRIEELHLETQTAQAAVTEAEPSYAGLGARVEKILRLAEEEAKDLRDEAHRAAEQHRELAEAAAQQVRTEAENYAKDRKAKAEDEGLRIVDKAKSDAAQLRAEANKDAQNKREEADALFEETRTKAAQAALEFETNLAKRREQSERDLAARQAKAEKRLAEIEHRAEQLRLEAEKLRTDAERRSRQTIETAQRQAEDIVADANAKADRVRSESERELAALTNRRDSINAQLTNVREMLATLTGAAVAAASLPTDDSLGVPAQQSR, encoded by the coding sequence ATGAGCGACAGTCACTCCCCGCACGGCTTCGACCTGGTACGCCGTGGGTACGAGCGCGCCCAGGTCGACGAGCGGATCGCCAAGCTGGTGGCCGACCGAGACAGCGCGCTCTCCCGGATCAGCGCGCTGGAGAAGCGCATCGAGGAACTCCACCTGGAGACCCAGACGGCCCAGGCCGCGGTCACCGAGGCGGAGCCCTCCTACGCCGGTCTCGGTGCCCGCGTCGAGAAGATCCTCCGCCTCGCCGAGGAGGAGGCCAAGGACCTGCGCGACGAGGCGCACCGCGCCGCCGAGCAGCACCGCGAGCTGGCCGAGGCCGCCGCGCAGCAGGTCCGCACCGAGGCCGAGAACTACGCCAAGGACCGCAAGGCCAAGGCCGAGGACGAGGGCCTGCGGATCGTCGACAAGGCCAAGTCGGACGCGGCCCAGCTGCGCGCCGAGGCCAACAAGGACGCGCAGAACAAGCGCGAGGAGGCGGACGCCCTCTTCGAGGAGACCCGCACCAAGGCCGCGCAGGCCGCGCTGGAGTTCGAGACCAACCTGGCCAAGCGCCGGGAGCAGTCCGAGCGCGACCTGGCGGCCCGTCAGGCCAAGGCCGAGAAGCGGCTGGCCGAGATCGAGCACCGCGCCGAGCAGCTCCGCCTGGAGGCGGAGAAGCTGCGCACCGACGCGGAGCGCCGTTCCCGCCAGACCATCGAGACCGCGCAGCGCCAGGCCGAGGACATCGTGGCCGACGCCAACGCGAAGGCCGACCGGGTCCGCAGCGAGTCGGAGCGCGAGCTGGCGGCGCTCACCAACCGCCGCGACTCGATCAACGCGCAGCTGACCAACGTCCGCGAGATGCTGGCCACGCTGACCGGTGCGGCCGTCGCCGCGGCCTCGCTGCCGACCGACGACTCGCTCGGCGTGCCGGCGCAGCAGTCCCGCTGA
- a CDS encoding alpha/beta fold hydrolase yields MTSPSAPTVRENGTGTPLVLLHAFPLPARMWEVQLERVPGPAGDDARVIAPDQRGFGAAPLGDRPPSLDTAADDLAALLDRLGLERAVLGGLSMGGYVAMAFARRHPERLAGLVLADTKATTDTDAARANRERVAAAVLERGSVDLLIEERMAENLLAPGTDPELTDAVRNMIAEADPAAVAWAQRAMAARPDSLDELAALDVPAAVIVGELDTVTPLSEARMMAEALSDAELTVIPAVGHLSALEAPETFTAAVRALLKRVK; encoded by the coding sequence ATGACCTCGCCCAGCGCGCCGACCGTCCGCGAGAACGGCACCGGCACCCCGCTCGTCCTGCTGCACGCCTTCCCGCTCCCCGCGCGGATGTGGGAGGTCCAACTGGAGCGGGTCCCCGGCCCGGCCGGGGACGACGCCCGGGTCATCGCGCCGGACCAGCGCGGCTTCGGCGCCGCCCCGCTCGGCGACCGGCCCCCGTCGCTGGACACCGCCGCCGACGACCTGGCCGCCCTGCTGGACCGCCTCGGCCTCGAACGGGCCGTCCTGGGCGGCCTCTCGATGGGCGGCTACGTGGCGATGGCCTTCGCCCGCCGCCACCCCGAACGGCTCGCCGGACTCGTCCTCGCCGACACCAAGGCCACCACCGACACCGACGCCGCCCGCGCCAACCGGGAACGCGTCGCCGCCGCCGTCCTGGAGCGCGGCAGCGTCGACCTGCTCATCGAGGAACGGATGGCGGAGAACCTGCTCGCCCCCGGCACCGACCCCGAACTCACCGACGCCGTACGGAATATGATCGCCGAGGCGGACCCGGCCGCGGTCGCCTGGGCGCAGCGCGCGATGGCCGCCCGCCCCGACTCGCTGGACGAACTGGCCGCCCTCGACGTGCCCGCCGCCGTCATCGTCGGCGAACTCGACACCGTCACCCCGCTCAGCGAGGCCCGGATGATGGCCGAGGCGCTCTCCGACGCCGAACTGACCGTCATCCCGGCCGTCGGCCACCTCTCCGCGCTGGAGGCCCCCGAGACCTTCACCGCCGCCGTCCGGGCGCTGCTCAAGCGCGTCAAGTAG
- a CDS encoding ATP-binding cassette domain-containing protein yields the protein MIELHHLTKRYGDKLAVDDLSFRIPEGVVTGFLGPNGAGKSTTMRMILDLDHPTGGDVTIDDRHYAEIQDPLRKIGALLEAKAVHPGRTAYDHLLWLAQSNRVPTARVDEVLDLVGLTAVARKRARGFSLGMGQRLGIASALLADPQTLMFDEPVNGLDPEGILWIRNLMKRLASEGRTVFVSSHLMSEMALTADHLVVIGRGRLLADLPMAEFIKRNSRSAVRLRTPHQEQLLNALHGAGLRAEAGPDGSWEVVDGDPAVLGDLAAAHGVTLHELSPQQASLEEAFMQMTAGSVEYHMGAGSTGAPGTAAAPEQPPPAWGAGWNNDRTPGKEG from the coding sequence ATGATCGAGTTGCATCACCTGACGAAGCGTTATGGTGACAAGTTGGCCGTGGACGATCTCAGCTTCCGGATCCCGGAGGGCGTGGTGACCGGCTTCCTCGGCCCGAACGGCGCCGGCAAGTCCACCACGATGCGGATGATCCTCGACCTGGACCACCCGACCGGCGGCGACGTCACCATCGACGACCGGCACTACGCCGAGATCCAGGACCCGCTGCGGAAGATCGGCGCCCTGCTGGAGGCGAAGGCCGTCCACCCCGGCCGCACCGCCTACGACCACCTGCTCTGGCTCGCCCAGTCCAACCGGGTGCCGACCGCCCGGGTCGACGAGGTGCTCGACCTGGTCGGCCTGACCGCGGTGGCGCGGAAGCGGGCCCGCGGCTTCTCGCTCGGCATGGGCCAGCGGCTGGGCATCGCCTCCGCGCTGCTGGCCGACCCGCAGACCCTGATGTTCGACGAGCCGGTGAACGGCCTCGACCCCGAGGGCATCCTGTGGATCCGCAACCTGATGAAGCGGCTGGCCTCCGAGGGCCGCACCGTCTTCGTCTCCTCGCACCTGATGAGCGAGATGGCGCTGACCGCCGACCACCTGGTGGTGATCGGCCGCGGCCGGCTGCTCGCCGACCTGCCGATGGCCGAGTTCATCAAGCGCAACTCGCGCTCCGCCGTCCGCCTGCGCACCCCGCACCAGGAGCAGCTGCTGAACGCCCTGCACGGCGCCGGGCTGCGCGCCGAGGCGGGCCCGGACGGCTCCTGGGAGGTCGTCGACGGCGACCCGGCGGTGCTCGGCGACCTGGCGGCCGCGCACGGCGTCACGCTGCACGAGCTGAGCCCGCAGCAGGCGTCGCTGGAGGAGGCGTTCATGCAGATGACGGCGGGTTCCGTGGAGTACCACATGGGGGCCGGCAGCACGGGCGCCCCGGGCACCGCGGCCGCCCCCGAGCAGCCGCCGCCCGCCTGGGGGGCCGGTTGGAACAACGACCGCACGCCCGGAAAGGAGGGTTGA
- a CDS encoding STAS domain-containing protein gives MRITGDHTGLAIEGRLDVRSAADARALLHAAVDGGEGDLVLDLARLEFWDATGLGVIMGTHRRAGRVGRRLVLREVPGQLQRLLVATRLHRILAVEDTVQDPCGTTLPALG, from the coding sequence ATGCGCATCACCGGCGACCACACCGGACTGGCCATCGAAGGGCGGCTCGACGTGCGCAGCGCCGCCGACGCCAGGGCACTGCTGCACGCCGCCGTCGACGGCGGCGAGGGCGACCTCGTCCTCGACCTGGCCCGCCTCGAATTCTGGGACGCCACCGGCCTCGGCGTCATCATGGGCACCCACCGCCGGGCCGGCCGGGTCGGCCGCCGACTGGTGCTGCGCGAGGTCCCCGGGCAGTTGCAGCGGCTGCTGGTCGCGACCCGGCTGCACCGGATCCTCGCGGTCGAGGACACCGTCCAGGACCCCTGCGGGACGACGCTGCCCGCGCTGGGCTGA
- the nucS gene encoding endonuclease NucS, translated as MRLVIAKCTVDYAGRLAAHLPSAVRLVIVKADGSVSIHADDRAYKPLNWMSPPCSLKEADGVWTVTNKAGEKLIITLEDVHHDSSHELGVDPGLIKDGVEAHLQELLADRMEVLGPGWQLIRREYPTPIGPVDILCRDSDGSTVAVEIKRRGEIDGVEQLTRYLELLNRDPLLAPVKGVFAAQEIKPQARVLATDRGIGCVVLDYDGLRGIDDDKLKLF; from the coding sequence ATGCGTCTTGTCATCGCCAAGTGCACCGTGGACTACGCGGGCCGCCTCGCTGCACATCTGCCCTCCGCCGTGCGCCTGGTGATCGTGAAGGCCGACGGGAGCGTCAGCATCCACGCCGACGACCGGGCCTACAAGCCGCTCAACTGGATGTCGCCGCCGTGCTCCCTGAAGGAGGCCGACGGCGTGTGGACGGTCACCAACAAGGCCGGCGAGAAGCTGATCATCACGCTGGAGGACGTCCACCACGACTCCTCGCACGAGTTGGGCGTCGACCCGGGCCTGATCAAGGACGGCGTGGAGGCCCACCTCCAGGAACTGCTCGCCGACCGGATGGAGGTGCTCGGCCCCGGCTGGCAGCTGATCCGCCGCGAGTACCCGACCCCGATCGGCCCGGTCGACATCCTCTGCCGGGACTCCGACGGCTCGACCGTCGCCGTGGAGATCAAGCGCCGCGGCGAGATCGACGGCGTCGAGCAGCTCACCCGCTACCTCGAACTCCTCAACCGGGACCCGCTGCTGGCCCCCGTGAAGGGCGTCTTCGCCGCCCAGGAGATCAAGCCGCAGGCCCGGGTGCTGGCCACCGACCGCGGCATCGGCTGCGTCGTGCTGGACTACGACGGGCTGCGCGGCATCGACGACGACAAGCTGAAGCTCTTCTAG
- a CDS encoding DUF2550 domain-containing protein, protein MVLALVVCAAVVVLAIAGLIGFAVRRRLIQRVGGTFDCSYRLKMPADASTQPDLDENGQPTSAPVPQTDGKGWVFGIGRYSGDSIEWFRVFSYAPRPRRVLPRTEIEVLGRRYPQGQEELALLSGSVVLRCLHKGAPLELAMSDDALTGFLAWLEAAPPGQRVNVA, encoded by the coding sequence ATGGTCCTCGCCCTTGTGGTGTGCGCGGCCGTCGTGGTCCTCGCCATTGCCGGCCTGATCGGCTTCGCGGTACGCCGCCGCCTCATCCAGCGGGTGGGCGGCACCTTCGACTGCTCCTACCGCCTGAAAATGCCGGCCGACGCCTCCACGCAGCCGGATCTCGACGAGAACGGCCAACCCACCTCCGCCCCGGTCCCGCAGACCGACGGCAAGGGGTGGGTTTTTGGTATCGGCCGCTACAGCGGCGACTCGATCGAGTGGTTCCGGGTCTTCTCGTACGCCCCCCGGCCCCGCCGGGTGCTGCCCCGCACCGAGATCGAGGTGCTCGGCCGCCGCTACCCGCAGGGCCAGGAGGAACTCGCCCTGCTCTCCGGCTCCGTCGTGCTGCGCTGCCTGCACAAGGGCGCGCCGCTGGAGCTCGCGATGAGCGACGACGCGCTGACCGGCTTCCTGGCCTGGCTGGAGGCGGCGCCCCCCGGGCAGAGAGTGAACGTCGCGTAG
- the mce gene encoding methylmalonyl-CoA epimerase: protein MLTRIDHIGIACFDLDRTVEFYRSTYGFEVFHSEVNEEQGVREAMLKINDTGDGGASYLQLLEPTREDSTVAKWLAKNGEGVHHIAFGTADVDGDAAAIAGKGVRVLYDEPRRGSMGSRITFLHPKDCGGVLTELVTSAEPGEH, encoded by the coding sequence GTGCTGACCCGCATCGACCACATCGGCATCGCCTGCTTCGACCTGGACAGGACGGTCGAGTTCTACCGGTCCACCTACGGCTTCGAGGTGTTCCACAGCGAGGTGAACGAGGAGCAGGGCGTCCGCGAGGCGATGCTGAAGATCAACGACACCGGGGACGGCGGCGCCTCCTACCTGCAGCTGCTGGAGCCGACCCGGGAGGACTCGACGGTCGCCAAGTGGCTGGCGAAGAACGGCGAGGGGGTGCACCACATCGCCTTCGGCACGGCCGACGTGGACGGGGACGCGGCCGCGATCGCGGGCAAGGGCGTGCGGGTGCTGTACGACGAGCCGCGGCGCGGGTCGATGGGCTCCCGGATCACCTTCCTGCACCCCAAGGACTGCGGCGGCGTGCTGACCGAGCTGGTCACCAGCGCGGAGCCCGGCGAGCACTGA
- a CDS encoding cob(I)yrinic acid a,c-diamide adenosyltransferase, whose protein sequence is MVNLTRIYTRTGDDGTTALGDMSRTTKTDPRLVAYADTNEANAALGVALAAGQLDDELVTVLTRIQNDLFDVGADLATPITEDPKYPPLRVEQSYVDRLEADCDRFLEELEKLRSFILPGGTPGAAYLHLACTVVRRAERATWAAIETHGDGINPLTAKYLNRLSDLLFILARTANKERGDVLWVPGANR, encoded by the coding sequence ATGGTGAACCTGACCCGCATCTACACCCGGACCGGCGACGACGGCACGACCGCGCTCGGCGACATGAGCCGGACGACGAAGACCGACCCCCGGCTGGTCGCGTACGCGGACACCAACGAGGCGAACGCGGCGCTCGGCGTGGCGCTGGCCGCCGGGCAGTTGGACGACGAGCTGGTCACCGTGCTGACCCGGATCCAGAACGACCTGTTCGACGTCGGGGCGGACCTGGCGACGCCGATCACCGAGGACCCGAAGTACCCGCCGCTGCGGGTCGAGCAGTCGTACGTCGACCGGCTGGAGGCCGACTGCGACCGGTTCCTGGAGGAGCTGGAGAAGCTGCGCAGCTTCATCCTGCCCGGCGGGACGCCCGGCGCCGCCTACCTGCACCTGGCGTGCACGGTGGTCCGGCGGGCCGAGCGGGCCACCTGGGCCGCGATCGAGACGCACGGGGACGGGATCAACCCGCTGACCGCGAAGTACCTGAACCGGCTCTCCGACCTGCTGTTCATCCTGGCGCGGACCGCCAACAAGGAGCGCGGCGACGTGCTCTGGGTGCCCGGCGCGAACCGCTGA
- a CDS encoding SCO5389 family protein: MSLDVSPALLEKAERGEVDEREFVDCVRTSLPYAWDMISSLVAQLKVDGTDFADNDVPPPSEKERGQLLRALASDAIRGALQRHFGVRLAFQNCHRVAVFAPGAETEERHARFTSIRGQLLNQSPELRDC, from the coding sequence ATGTCGCTCGACGTCTCACCGGCCCTGTTGGAGAAAGCCGAACGGGGCGAGGTCGACGAGCGGGAGTTCGTCGACTGCGTCCGCACCTCGCTGCCCTACGCCTGGGACATGATCAGCTCGCTGGTCGCCCAACTCAAGGTCGACGGAACCGACTTCGCCGACAACGACGTCCCCCCGCCGAGCGAGAAGGAGCGCGGGCAGCTGCTCCGCGCGCTGGCCAGCGACGCGATCCGGGGCGCCCTGCAGCGGCACTTCGGGGTCCGGCTGGCCTTCCAGAACTGTCACCGCGTCGCGGTCTTCGCGCCCGGCGCGGAGACCGAGGAGCGGCACGCCCGCTTCACCTCGATCCGGGGCCAGCTGCTCAACCAGTCGCCCGAGCTGCGCGACTGCTGA